The window TAGTTTTGTAGTAGTTGGCGAAGAACGAGTACTGCTGATAGATTGGCTCTGGACTTATAATTTCGTCCCCCTCATCCAAGAGGGCGAGGTAGCATAGGACCATAGCCGAAGTTGAGCTTGGTACTGGGAAGATATCGCCGGGATCGTAGTGAACACCGCTAAACTCTTTCTCGAATTTTGCAATGCCGATGGGTAACTCGGCAGTTCTTGTGTCCCTGTAGCCGTGCCTGCCGTCTTTCATAGCCTGATTGACAGCGTCCATCAACCATTGAGGGGGTGGATAACCAGCCGCAGGGGGGTCCCCGGGCGCAAGCGCCAGAACACTCTTTCCTTCCTGGGATAGAGCTCTCTGGGTCTGTCTTAGAGTCGGAGGTGGGGCGGGGTTCTCTTTAAAGTCATAACCCCACCTATTAGCACGTAGATCTTTCATTTTTATATCTCTAAACAAAGAACAGTCTAAAATATAAAATACTTTGGGAAATTATAGAAAAAGCAATATCCCTCCCTTATTCGATGTACATAAAAAGTAGTTTTTACTACCTGACTTCCACAACCTTAGCTAAGGCGAAGACTCTCCATTGACCGGAGCCAATATGGGGGGCTTCGCAGTAGTAACTTTTGCAGAACCCATCTATTGGGGCTTTGATCTCCTCGATAACTTCCCCGAAGAAGTTCTTGACAAGGCCAATAGTCTGTCCCTCCTTCACTGGGTCCATGATTTTTACCAATGGTGTAAAGAATCCCCCTCTCGTCGTTTGGATGCCTGCGGAGTGCATTTTTCCACCAGGACCCACGCCTCCGATGTAGTTGACGTAGGTAATATTCTCGGATATGATTTCCTTGCCAGGGATCATCTTAAGATGTCTCATCACATTGAGAAGGCTGTCTCGCATAGAGTCTCCGCTAAATCCGTTCCCTATGCCCCCTTCTCCTCCGTTTGATTCCAAGTTCATGGATAAAGGTCGATCAGGGAGTGGTGACAGTCCACGCCTAGCGCGATCCTCAGCGCTATGGCCCAGAATAATCATCTTTTCAGGATCGATAATTCCTGCTCTCCAAAAGTTGTCGTGAGCAGAGCCGGCAGGTGCAGACCAGCACCAGATCACGTCAATTCCATACATTTGTTTGCAGCCATGGAATTTAATGATAGCATCTGGGTCATAATCTGTCTCCACCTGATGTACTTTGTATCCGAGCTGGGCACCATATTTCCCATAAGGGTTACCTGGGCGGCGGGGACGGGCACCCTGGTCTATGTCCAAGGAGCTATTTCGATGTCCACCTCCATATGGATTACCTCTAAAGGAGTCGATCATTACCGCAGGTAGGAACAGCACAGAACCGTTCATCTCGTCTAGTATGTCTGGGAGAACGTTGTTGCAGGCATCCAGTCCACCGAGGGCGCCAGGGTATTCGTCCCCATCTTCAAGAGCTACAAGCAATAGTCTCGGTCCAGGATTCTTTCCGTTCAGGATTATCACTGGCATGTTGATTGGACTTCCGTCACTTAGTTCTCCGACTTTGATAAACCCTGTACCTTTCTCTCCAGGACCGGCCTTGGCTGTTCCATATTCGATAATTCTCTTGCAACTCATACTAATACAACCTTTAGTCTACCAAACATGAATCACTCATTAAAAATACTTTGTCTGACTCCATCTTGTATCTTTTCAAATAAACTGCAAAAATCATTTATCGAATGTTAACGTAATCCTTTAAACTGGATTTAATGAATGTACTGCTAATATTGGTGTATTAACTTGAAAACTGAAGTAACATTCGGAGGAGTAACCGTTCAACCAGGGGAGATCGGTTTTGGTTCTCTTATCAACGTTGAGCTTAAAGACGGCACGGTCGTAAAACTCCCGATAATCGTGATGAACGGCGCCTATGACGGACCCAAGTTCGTTGTTTCGGGCGCTGTACACGGCTCCGAGCTAATTGGAGCCGAGGTAATCAGGCGCGTATTAAGGGAGAAGGTTGACCCAAAAAAACTTAAAGGTCTCGTGGTAGGCATCCCCATTAGTAATCCCCTAGGATTTCAGGCGGGTAATCGATCCGCTCCTCAGGATGGAATTTTCCCCAATATAAGCAGCCCTGGAGACTCGGGAGGCTCGATCACACAGAGGATAGGTTCGGCCATTTGGGATCAAGTTACATCCAAGATGGATCTTAGGATAGACATCCATGGCAACATGCGACCTTGCACCGCTTTCTGCCTCTGCAGCCTCCATGACCCCAAAACTAGAGAGATGAATGAGAAGATGGGGAAGGCTACTGGCTTGACAGTAGTTTATTCACCCCCTACTGGCACATTGGAGGGCATGGGTGGAGCCAGAGCAGTAGGCTATAAGGCGGTTTATTCGGTTTCCCTCGAGCTCATAGCTGCAAGCAAAGTGACTGAGATATCAGGAGATCTGGGCTCAAGGGCCATCATAAACGTGATGAAGCTATGGGACATGATCGAGGGAGAGATCGAAAAGCAGCCTGAGGAATACGTCTGGGGACCTGGATGGGTCAAAAACGCCGGCAGGCTTAAGGTGAACCGGGGAGGAATCCTCCACTTCAAAAAGGACCCTGGAGAGTTTATTAAAGGCGGGGAGACCGTGGCAAAAATATATAACCCTTATGGAGATGTTGTGGAGGAAATAACCTTCCCTCATGATGGCTACATTAGGGCCTGGGCAGCCGCCCACCAAGCGGTAAACACCGGGAGCAGTATTGCCTATATAACCCACGATGAATAATTGCTTTCATCTTTTTTTAATTCATCTGGTAAATCTACCTTTTTACGCCATTAACATGAAGTTAATTATGGTCGTCACACGC of the Candidatus Bathyarchaeota archaeon genome contains:
- a CDS encoding succinylglutamate desuccinylase/aspartoacylase family protein → MKTEVTFGGVTVQPGEIGFGSLINVELKDGTVVKLPIIVMNGAYDGPKFVVSGAVHGSELIGAEVIRRVLREKVDPKKLKGLVVGIPISNPLGFQAGNRSAPQDGIFPNISSPGDSGGSITQRIGSAIWDQVTSKMDLRIDIHGNMRPCTAFCLCSLHDPKTREMNEKMGKATGLTVVYSPPTGTLEGMGGARAVGYKAVYSVSLELIAASKVTEISGDLGSRAIINVMKLWDMIEGEIEKQPEEYVWGPGWVKNAGRLKVNRGGILHFKKDPGEFIKGGETVAKIYNPYGDVVEEITFPHDGYIRAWAAAHQAVNTGSSIAYITHDE